Proteins encoded by one window of Blastopirellula marina:
- a CDS encoding universal stress protein: MIRSALIALDNSPSSKTALDMAISFCQRYAARNEGKTDIIHLSGVAVVDIPGIKAPTSLPIGAGAYKKQRDDTLISEAKERAEEILGEFESRCNEAGIPHTSIGSEGLPYEQIERHALRHDVILIGRDTNFHYETSEDVGATVRKLLVDNARPVIVYPQKMPDNHRVVIAYDGSATAAHALQMWTLLEIRGPQTEVHVVSISDSEDKATPRLEEAAQFLKFHGIDAQLHFVPKERRVVEMLAEKVKELSPRMVILGAYGRGGFKETIFGSSTNKMLETANCPLFLYK; the protein is encoded by the coding sequence ATGATTCGCAGCGCACTTATTGCCCTGGACAATTCTCCCTCCAGCAAGACCGCATTAGACATGGCGATCTCCTTCTGCCAGCGCTACGCGGCCCGCAACGAAGGTAAGACCGATATCATCCATTTGTCCGGCGTTGCCGTGGTGGATATCCCCGGCATCAAAGCACCCACTAGCTTGCCCATTGGGGCTGGTGCCTATAAGAAGCAACGAGATGACACGCTGATTTCCGAAGCGAAAGAACGTGCCGAAGAGATCCTGGGCGAATTCGAATCTCGCTGCAACGAAGCCGGGATTCCGCACACCTCCATCGGCAGCGAAGGCCTTCCGTACGAACAGATTGAACGCCATGCACTGCGTCACGACGTCATCTTGATCGGCCGAGATACCAATTTCCACTACGAAACCAGCGAAGACGTGGGTGCCACGGTTCGCAAACTGTTGGTCGACAACGCCCGACCGGTGATCGTATATCCGCAGAAGATGCCGGACAATCACCGAGTTGTTATCGCCTACGACGGCAGTGCCACCGCGGCACATGCCTTGCAGATGTGGACCCTCCTGGAGATCCGCGGCCCGCAAACTGAGGTTCATGTCGTCAGTATTTCCGACTCGGAAGATAAAGCTACACCACGCTTGGAAGAAGCGGCCCAGTTCCTCAAATTCCACGGAATCGATGCACAGTTGCACTTTGTGCCCAAAGAACGCCGCGTCGTGGAAATGTTGGCCGAGAAGGTGAAGGAACTAAGCCCTCGAATGGTCATCCTGGGGGCGTACGGTCGGGGCGGATTCAAGGAAACCATCTTCGGTTCGTCGACGAACAAGATGCTGGAAACAGCCAATTGCCCGCTATTTCTTTATAAGTAA
- a CDS encoding DUF3592 domain-containing protein, which translates to MSKEIIAMLVMGGFNLIGLLIVGYGLRDLYRAWQTCSWEKTAGRLIEACIDEKTRTNNKSHRSVFEVKTTYTYDVCGRPFEGTSIAPSYIPTSEQNDHEKLLNTLKSLPSLNVYYDPLRPEKCTLVPGVDGGTFALLTIGIMWLAVTLGITGMIFLIQGGDPDLIQSISMG; encoded by the coding sequence ATGTCGAAAGAAATCATTGCAATGCTGGTGATGGGTGGTTTCAACTTGATTGGATTGTTGATCGTCGGCTACGGTTTGCGAGACCTCTATCGTGCCTGGCAGACATGCTCGTGGGAGAAAACCGCAGGACGCCTGATCGAAGCATGCATCGACGAGAAGACGCGTACCAACAATAAGTCCCATCGGAGCGTGTTTGAAGTCAAAACGACCTATACCTACGACGTGTGCGGACGCCCATTTGAGGGGACCAGTATTGCCCCTAGCTACATCCCGACCAGTGAGCAGAACGATCACGAAAAGCTGCTCAATACCTTGAAATCTCTCCCAAGTTTGAACGTCTATTACGATCCACTCCGCCCCGAGAAATGCACCTTAGTACCTGGCGTCGATGGGGGGACATTTGCTCTACTGACCATCGGCATCATGTGGCTCGCAGTCACCTTAGGAATCACCGGCATGATCTTCTTGATACAAGGGGGCGATCCCGATTTGATTCAGAGTATCTCGATGGGTTAA
- a CDS encoding Gfo/Idh/MocA family protein: protein MTKLTRRQFTTTTAAAVASLAANVHAAPAAAGSKIKIGQIGTSHAHASGKMEAMRSLSDTYEVVGLADVDIELAKKGVQRKPYEGLPVMSIEQLLSTPGLQAVAVETEVRQLVPTAKQCIEAGMHIHLDKPAGESLSEFRELCAAADVKKRTIQMGYMLRYNPAFELLFQAAREGWLGEIYEIDSMMGKLASPGLRKDLAQYEGGGLFELACHLIDAVVTILGKPDEVIAFTKRTQSPEDSFADNQLAVLDYPKATATVRCNHLDPFGFPRRRFQVAGSGGALEIKPLESGEVDLSLTEAHGEFKKGTQHLTLKREGGRYDGEFTDLAKVIRGEKELAWDRQHDLAVHEVVLKASGMTVSDR from the coding sequence ATGACGAAGCTTACCCGTCGCCAATTCACCACCACGACTGCCGCAGCCGTCGCATCTCTGGCTGCCAATGTGCATGCTGCACCTGCTGCCGCTGGTTCCAAAATTAAGATCGGCCAGATTGGGACCTCTCATGCCCATGCTTCCGGAAAGATGGAAGCGATGCGATCGCTTTCCGATACGTACGAAGTGGTAGGCCTGGCAGACGTCGATATCGAACTGGCCAAAAAGGGTGTGCAGCGGAAGCCATACGAAGGCCTGCCGGTGATGTCGATCGAGCAGTTGTTAAGCACGCCTGGTCTGCAAGCTGTCGCGGTGGAGACCGAAGTACGGCAACTCGTTCCCACGGCCAAGCAGTGCATCGAAGCTGGTATGCACATTCATCTCGATAAGCCGGCAGGCGAGTCGCTATCGGAATTTCGTGAGCTGTGCGCCGCGGCGGATGTGAAGAAGCGAACGATTCAAATGGGTTACATGTTGCGGTACAACCCCGCGTTCGAGCTTCTGTTTCAAGCGGCACGCGAAGGATGGTTGGGCGAGATCTACGAAATCGATTCGATGATGGGAAAGCTGGCTTCCCCAGGTCTGCGAAAAGACCTGGCCCAATACGAAGGGGGCGGCTTGTTTGAACTTGCCTGCCACTTGATTGATGCGGTGGTGACGATCCTAGGTAAACCGGACGAAGTGATTGCTTTCACCAAAAGAACACAGTCCCCAGAGGACAGCTTTGCCGACAACCAACTGGCTGTGCTCGACTATCCGAAAGCCACCGCCACTGTCCGCTGCAACCACCTCGACCCGTTCGGCTTCCCTCGTCGTCGATTCCAAGTCGCCGGATCAGGCGGCGCACTAGAGATCAAACCACTGGAGTCCGGCGAGGTCGATCTCTCTTTGACCGAAGCCCATGGCGAGTTCAAGAAAGGAACGCAGCACCTTACCTTGAAACGTGAAGGGGGTCGTTACGATGGCGAATTCACCGATCTGGCCAAGGTCATCCGCGGCGAGAAAGAACTGGCCTGGGATCGCCAGCATGATTTGGCCGTGCATGAAGTGGTGTTAAAGGCCTCGGGTATGACGGTGTCCGATCGTTAA
- a CDS encoding dihydrofolate reductase family protein — translation MRKIVYFVTASLDGFIARPNGAIDWLIQAEGNEDFGFATFLESIDSVVQGRNTYEQVLTFGPYPYAEKKNFVFSRKLLQCQHAEVVRQPVSDFVRWIHSQPGKDVWLVGGGQLAASFLHVGAIDELKVFVQPILLGEGLPLVSHIGRDTRLRVKHSHTFGQGLVQIDYDVLR, via the coding sequence GTGAGAAAGATCGTCTATTTCGTCACGGCCAGCCTGGATGGATTCATCGCACGGCCCAATGGAGCCATCGATTGGCTTATTCAAGCCGAGGGGAACGAGGACTTTGGTTTCGCGACCTTCCTCGAATCGATAGATTCTGTCGTCCAGGGCCGCAACACGTACGAACAGGTATTAACTTTTGGCCCTTACCCCTATGCCGAGAAGAAGAACTTCGTCTTCTCGCGCAAGCTACTGCAATGCCAACATGCGGAAGTGGTTCGACAGCCGGTGTCGGACTTCGTCCGTTGGATTCATTCACAGCCAGGCAAAGATGTCTGGCTGGTTGGTGGCGGACAACTGGCCGCGTCGTTTCTGCATGTCGGAGCGATCGACGAGCTGAAGGTGTTCGTCCAGCCAATTCTGCTGGGAGAGGGCCTGCCACTGGTTTCCCATATTGGTCGCGACACGCGACTAAGGGTGAAACATTCGCACACGTTTGGACAAGGTCTCGTGCAGATCGATTACGATGTATTGCGATAG
- a CDS encoding MauE/DoxX family redox-associated membrane protein has translation MQLTRDRNVFLAEVFLRVALAASFLSAVADRFGVWGAPGESGVAWGAWDPFVEYVALLNWFAPAALHAPLGWVATIAEVIIAIGLLVGWKLRWFAIASGTLLLVFAVTMTIATGIKSPLDYSVFTAAAASFLLAAIPKSSPSA, from the coding sequence ATGCAACTGACGCGCGATCGTAATGTTTTCTTAGCGGAAGTCTTTCTTCGAGTAGCACTGGCCGCCTCGTTTCTTTCCGCTGTGGCCGATCGCTTTGGCGTGTGGGGTGCGCCGGGCGAGTCAGGCGTGGCCTGGGGCGCGTGGGATCCGTTTGTCGAGTACGTGGCCCTATTGAACTGGTTTGCTCCAGCGGCACTTCACGCGCCGCTGGGCTGGGTGGCGACGATCGCCGAAGTGATCATCGCCATCGGCCTGCTTGTCGGCTGGAAGCTGCGCTGGTTCGCGATCGCATCAGGCACACTACTGCTGGTCTTTGCCGTGACGATGACAATCGCGACCGGCATCAAGTCACCACTCGATTACTCAGTCTTCACGGCAGCAGCCGCTTCGTTCTTATTAGCGGCGATCCCGAAGAGTTCGCCGTCTGCATAA
- a CDS encoding TolC family protein, with the protein MAVGKLNVWQWSLVLAVPSLTGCVLPYAKPATYAEEIVPVSPAPISQSEAKSDVKLVDHQEPISVIQPPVLEPTNILPSEIDPAEIPAFEIAQATKVPALPAVAGKGLTLAQLQDLALANNPTIRQISASAQAASDYRYQVGLSANPIVGYSGSQLADQNTDQHLVTVDREFVTAGKLDLNRNVLGHAVEAQKWDVESQRYRVLTDVRLAFVDALVAQRRIDVIDNFHEVVAKGAELAQKRFEAKEASQSDQLQAEIQLNEVEVLRQQAQFAWDAAWQEMAATAGVPNMERSSLAGELNPQVGNLEWDSIYSDLLGNSPELHASYSRVNQARSNMTRQEVQHIPNILAGIQAGHDNSTNSGMINVTVGAPIPIFNDNSGNVSAAYREYCRATHAVKRIEMSLKARLAGVAKEYDSALVAVQRYEQQILPKAKQTLDLSEQAYAAGEFSFIQVLIVRRTYFDTNLQYISALGELAKAHAKIDGLLLTGGLDEPTDFQGGDELRGQTFSQQ; encoded by the coding sequence ATGGCAGTCGGGAAACTAAACGTTTGGCAATGGTCGTTGGTACTGGCAGTTCCGTCATTGACTGGCTGCGTTCTCCCTTATGCCAAGCCAGCAACCTACGCGGAAGAGATCGTACCGGTCAGCCCAGCTCCGATCTCTCAATCGGAAGCGAAGTCGGATGTGAAGCTGGTCGATCATCAAGAACCGATTTCGGTGATTCAGCCACCGGTGTTGGAACCCACAAACATCCTGCCTTCCGAGATAGATCCTGCAGAGATCCCTGCGTTTGAAATTGCTCAGGCAACCAAAGTGCCTGCTCTGCCGGCGGTTGCAGGAAAAGGTCTAACCCTTGCCCAGCTGCAAGACCTGGCCTTGGCCAACAATCCCACGATCCGTCAGATCTCAGCATCGGCTCAGGCTGCTTCCGACTACCGGTATCAGGTGGGTCTCTCGGCGAACCCTATCGTCGGTTATTCGGGAAGCCAGTTGGCCGATCAAAATACGGATCAGCACCTGGTAACGGTCGATCGCGAGTTCGTCACCGCTGGCAAGTTAGACCTTAACCGAAATGTCCTTGGTCATGCTGTAGAAGCCCAGAAGTGGGACGTTGAATCGCAGCGTTACCGCGTGCTGACGGACGTTCGCCTGGCGTTTGTCGATGCCCTGGTCGCCCAACGCCGGATCGACGTCATCGATAATTTTCATGAAGTGGTTGCCAAAGGGGCTGAGCTCGCCCAGAAGCGATTCGAGGCAAAAGAAGCTTCGCAGTCCGATCAGCTTCAAGCGGAAATTCAGTTGAATGAAGTCGAAGTCCTGCGACAACAGGCCCAGTTTGCTTGGGATGCTGCCTGGCAAGAGATGGCTGCCACCGCCGGCGTACCCAATATGGAACGCAGTTCCCTTGCTGGCGAATTGAATCCTCAGGTCGGAAACCTCGAGTGGGATTCTATCTATAGCGATTTGCTGGGCAATAGTCCGGAATTACACGCCAGCTACAGCCGAGTAAACCAGGCCCGCTCGAACATGACTCGGCAAGAGGTGCAGCACATTCCCAACATTCTTGCTGGCATTCAGGCTGGGCATGATAACAGCACCAATAGCGGTATGATCAACGTGACTGTTGGTGCTCCGATTCCGATCTTTAACGACAACAGCGGCAACGTCTCGGCTGCCTATCGCGAGTACTGCCGAGCCACCCATGCCGTGAAACGCATCGAGATGTCGCTGAAAGCTCGTCTGGCCGGCGTTGCCAAGGAATACGACTCGGCCTTAGTCGCTGTCCAGCGGTACGAACAGCAGATCCTGCCGAAGGCAAAGCAAACGCTTGACCTTTCTGAACAAGCATACGCCGCTGGCGAGTTCTCGTTCATTCAGGTGTTGATCGTCCGGCGGACGTACTTTGATACGAACCTGCAGTACATCAGTGCCTTGGGTGAACTTGCCAAAGCGCACGCCAAGATCGATGGTCTGCTTCTTACCGGCGGCTTGGACGAGCCCACCGACTTCCAAGGTGGCGACGAACTGCGTGGTCAGACATTCAGCCAGCAGTAA
- a CDS encoding protocatechuate 3,4-dioxygenase — MHRSLHFGSSRRAFMGLMGTAFFTTPGLFAEELLKPTPFLTEGPFYPDKLPLDQDNDLIIIKDSTTPAVGEITHLTGRILDKSGSPMKDATIEIWQCDANAVYLHTRDSSGKQEQQDRNFQGFGRFTTGSSGEYRFRTIKPVPYPGRPAPHIHIKVKQGDKELLTTQLMIRGFEGNKRDGVFSQVRDPEKRELLMTDFKPIPDSKMNEFAASFDIVLGATPDERDMRRPGPPPGGRGPGRGPGGRPPGPPPQNS, encoded by the coding sequence ATGCATCGCAGTTTGCATTTTGGTAGCAGTCGTCGGGCATTCATGGGGCTGATGGGTACGGCATTTTTCACCACCCCAGGCCTGTTTGCCGAGGAACTGCTCAAACCGACGCCGTTTCTCACGGAAGGGCCTTTCTACCCCGATAAGCTGCCGTTGGATCAGGATAATGACCTGATCATCATCAAAGACAGCACCACGCCGGCTGTTGGGGAGATTACCCATCTGACGGGTCGGATCCTCGACAAGAGTGGTAGCCCGATGAAGGATGCCACCATCGAGATTTGGCAGTGCGATGCCAATGCCGTCTATTTGCACACCCGCGACAGCAGCGGAAAACAAGAACAACAGGACCGAAACTTTCAAGGCTTCGGTCGGTTTACCACCGGAAGCAGCGGCGAATACCGCTTCCGCACCATTAAGCCTGTCCCCTACCCCGGTCGTCCTGCACCCCACATTCACATCAAGGTGAAGCAAGGGGACAAAGAGCTGTTAACCACTCAGCTGATGATTCGCGGCTTTGAAGGAAACAAGCGTGACGGGGTATTTTCCCAAGTTCGCGATCCGGAAAAACGCGAGCTCCTGATGACCGATTTCAAACCGATTCCCGATTCGAAAATGAATGAGTTCGCGGCTTCGTTTGATATCGTTCTAGGGGCAACTCCTGATGAACGCGATATGCGACGCCCAGGTCCGCCTCCGGGTGGGCGGGGACCGGGTCGAGGTCCTGGCGGTCGTCCTCCAGGGCCACCACCACAAAATTCGTAA
- a CDS encoding EF-hand domain-containing protein, whose protein sequence is MKIVWKHSLAMLSLLMVGVAFTTANAQDGERGPRGPREGEQREGDRPREFNPEQMIERLMNALDKDKDGKITKEEAGEGRAAAMVERADADKDGVTTKEELMKAFARGPGDRPGPPREGDRPGPPRGEGDRPEMRRGEGGRPGPPRDGDRPGPPREGDRPGPPRDGDRPGPRPEGMNAGMMMMAPFVLERLELSEEQRREVRALQEEMQKKFMSILNEEQRKTLNEMRERRPEGDRPQFRGPRDGERPEGARGPRDGERGPRGPREGDRERDGERRERD, encoded by the coding sequence ATGAAGATCGTTTGGAAACATTCCTTAGCTATGCTTTCGCTGTTGATGGTGGGTGTGGCCTTCACCACGGCCAACGCCCAAGACGGCGAACGTGGTCCACGTGGACCTCGTGAAGGGGAACAGCGCGAAGGGGATCGCCCACGCGAGTTCAACCCAGAACAAATGATCGAGCGCCTGATGAATGCTCTCGATAAAGACAAAGACGGCAAGATCACCAAGGAAGAAGCAGGCGAAGGTCGTGCTGCTGCCATGGTCGAACGTGCCGACGCCGACAAAGATGGCGTCACCACCAAGGAAGAATTGATGAAGGCCTTTGCCCGCGGTCCTGGCGATCGTCCTGGTCCACCACGTGAAGGTGACCGACCCGGCCCACCGCGCGGTGAAGGTGATCGTCCAGAAATGCGTCGCGGCGAAGGCGGACGTCCTGGTCCTCCTCGTGATGGCGACCGTCCGGGGCCACCACGTGAAGGTGATCGCCCAGGTCCTCCACGAGATGGTGACCGACCTGGTCCACGTCCAGAGGGTATGAATGCTGGCATGATGATGATGGCTCCTTTCGTCCTGGAACGTCTGGAACTGTCCGAAGAACAACGTCGTGAAGTTCGCGCTCTGCAAGAAGAAATGCAGAAGAAGTTCATGTCGATCTTGAACGAAGAACAACGTAAGACGCTGAACGAAATGCGTGAACGTCGTCCTGAAGGGGATCGACCTCAGTTCCGCGGCCCGCGTGATGGCGAGCGCCCTGAAGGTGCTCGTGGTCCACGCGACGGCGAACGCGGTCCTCGCGGTCCTCGTGAAGGGGATCGTGAACGTGACGGCGAACGTCGCGAACGTGACTAA
- a CDS encoding cysteine desulfurase family protein: MIYVDNNATTPMAVEVAQAMSQAYESAFFNPSSQHQAGQKAHRRLDDARETILNLLGAETTRFASDRLVFTSGGTEANNLALFGLGKETSGQVIISAIEHPSVSEAADQLAARGGKVRVLPVDGNGVVQFAELDRWLVEPTRIVSVMLGNNETGVLQPIREIAAICRDRDVPLHVDAVQGIGKIPVNFRELGASAMTLTPHKFHGPRGIGALVLNDRVTLNPSMFGGSQQLAMRPGTESVELAIGFERALQLAIETLPEAGPNMQNLRDRLEALLTDLIGADQIVIIGRDAPRLPHTSNIAFPGIDRQALVMALDMAGVACSTGSACASGSSEPSPTLIAMGLPEGVISGSIRVSLSRFTTEPEVDEVASRISQCVKRLQKS, from the coding sequence GTGATTTACGTCGACAACAACGCGACGACGCCCATGGCCGTGGAAGTCGCCCAGGCCATGAGCCAAGCCTACGAGTCGGCCTTCTTCAATCCTTCCAGCCAACATCAAGCCGGCCAAAAAGCACATCGTCGCCTAGATGATGCCCGAGAAACAATTCTCAATTTACTCGGCGCTGAAACGACCCGGTTTGCCAGCGATCGGTTGGTTTTCACCAGCGGAGGAACGGAAGCTAACAATCTGGCACTGTTCGGTCTGGGTAAGGAAACAAGCGGTCAGGTCATCATCTCGGCAATCGAGCATCCCAGCGTTTCCGAAGCTGCCGATCAGTTGGCCGCACGCGGCGGGAAAGTTCGTGTCCTGCCGGTCGATGGAAATGGTGTCGTCCAGTTCGCGGAGTTGGATCGTTGGCTTGTCGAACCAACGCGAATAGTAAGCGTCATGCTGGGGAACAACGAGACCGGTGTCCTTCAGCCAATTCGAGAAATCGCCGCAATTTGTCGTGATCGAGACGTTCCTTTGCATGTCGATGCCGTGCAGGGAATTGGCAAAATACCCGTAAATTTCCGTGAATTAGGGGCCTCAGCGATGACGCTGACTCCGCATAAGTTTCACGGTCCACGCGGAATCGGGGCATTGGTCCTCAACGATCGCGTGACGCTGAATCCCAGTATGTTTGGCGGCTCACAACAACTTGCCATGCGGCCAGGCACCGAAAGCGTGGAGTTGGCAATCGGCTTCGAACGAGCCTTACAACTCGCCATCGAAACGTTGCCCGAGGCCGGCCCGAACATGCAAAACTTACGTGATCGCTTGGAAGCGCTTCTCACCGACCTGATTGGTGCTGACCAAATTGTCATCATCGGGCGAGATGCACCGCGTCTTCCGCACACTTCAAACATTGCATTCCCAGGCATCGATCGCCAGGCGTTGGTAATGGCATTGGACATGGCAGGAGTCGCCTGTAGTACAGGCTCCGCATGTGCTAGCGGGTCTTCCGAGCCATCCCCAACACTGATCGCGATGGGCCTACCGGAAGGTGTCATCTCTGGCTCAATTCGCGTGAGTTTGAGTCGCTTCACGACCGAGCCAGAAGTCGATGAGGTCGCAAGTCGTATCTCCCAGTGTGTAAAGCGGTTACAAAAAAGTTAA
- a CDS encoding DUF1559 domain-containing protein, with amino-acid sequence MISTRFRSSLNDQQRGFTLVELLVVIAIIGVLIALLLPAVQQAREAARRMSCTNNMKQLALAFHNYHDTFQKFPMATNCNINGADPGHSSNRRVSFFHLIMPFIEQTAYYDQIMPRIENDEFPGGWPTSVRNIVFDAFICPSEPLDDKVEQQGFHGNYVVCNGSSHTNSGATKTDGMFYPRNNTGFEDITDGTSNTAMLGEIRLQEDSIAASGTGNVVCGGTHDLRGRYHNPYHGNIYFTTMRGPNTDVGDALQYCNGTPIAPCRQCVSSNMETHIRSYHPGGGHIALADGSIRFIPDTVNQTVFQAIGSRNGGEVVELP; translated from the coding sequence ATGATTTCGACTCGATTTCGTTCGTCACTGAACGACCAACAACGCGGGTTTACTTTAGTGGAACTGCTGGTTGTGATTGCCATCATCGGTGTATTGATTGCCCTCTTGTTGCCAGCTGTGCAGCAAGCACGCGAAGCTGCTCGGCGGATGTCATGCACCAACAACATGAAACAGCTCGCCCTGGCATTTCATAACTATCACGACACGTTCCAGAAATTCCCGATGGCAACCAACTGCAACATCAATGGTGCCGATCCCGGTCACTCCAGCAATCGCCGGGTTTCCTTCTTTCACCTGATCATGCCGTTCATTGAGCAAACGGCCTACTACGATCAAATCATGCCTCGTATTGAAAACGACGAGTTCCCAGGCGGCTGGCCCACGAGTGTCCGAAATATCGTGTTCGACGCATTCATCTGCCCTTCAGAGCCTCTGGATGACAAAGTCGAACAACAGGGTTTTCATGGAAACTACGTCGTCTGCAATGGTTCCAGCCATACCAACAGTGGTGCCACTAAGACCGACGGGATGTTCTATCCTCGCAACAATACTGGCTTCGAGGACATCACCGACGGAACCTCCAACACCGCGATGTTGGGCGAAATTCGCCTTCAGGAGGATAGCATTGCCGCGTCCGGAACCGGCAACGTTGTTTGCGGTGGAACGCATGACCTGCGAGGTCGGTACCACAATCCTTACCACGGCAACATCTACTTCACGACGATGCGTGGTCCTAATACGGACGTGGGTGATGCCTTGCAGTACTGCAACGGAACGCCGATCGCCCCGTGCCGTCAATGCGTGAGTTCTAATATGGAAACGCACATCCGCAGCTATCACCCTGGTGGCGGACACATTGCACTGGCTGACGGCTCGATTCGCTTCATTCCCGATACAGTGAACCAGACCGTCTTTCAGGCAATCGGTTCTCGCAACGGCGGGGAAGTCGTCGAACTGCCGTAA
- a CDS encoding DUF3592 domain-containing protein encodes MSKLFTSLIVLLFVGFGVAFLGYGIYQLDQASRTTQWPAVRGEILECKLRSHTHDHKETWACYVKYAYDIDGQIHEGDRIAYGYGGTNNKKMHSNLQKKLSRSRYVRVYFDPGNPGESTLATGIHRSAYMPVLFGGAWLAFCGGIFSLIYFGGSIKKIPERLARINHRSLNLVH; translated from the coding sequence ATGTCTAAACTCTTCACGTCCCTGATTGTGCTGCTATTTGTAGGATTCGGTGTGGCCTTTCTGGGGTATGGGATTTACCAACTGGATCAGGCCAGCCGAACCACGCAGTGGCCAGCCGTCCGTGGTGAAATCCTTGAGTGCAAACTACGCTCGCATACCCACGATCATAAAGAGACGTGGGCCTGCTATGTGAAGTACGCCTACGACATCGACGGGCAAATTCACGAAGGGGACCGCATCGCCTACGGCTACGGCGGCACCAATAACAAGAAGATGCACTCAAACCTGCAAAAGAAGCTCAGTCGGTCTCGCTATGTTCGCGTCTACTTCGACCCAGGCAACCCGGGAGAAAGCACTTTAGCAACCGGCATCCATCGCAGTGCTTATATGCCGGTCCTCTTTGGTGGTGCCTGGTTGGCGTTTTGCGGTGGCATCTTTTCGTTGATTTACTTCGGGGGTTCTATCAAAAAGATTCCCGAGCGTTTGGCCCGGATAAATCATCGATCCCTGAATCTCGTTCACTAA
- a CDS encoding cupin domain-containing protein → MFRTILTLAVGIFLGTAGLLAAQHTSMPTVVPISAQDIVEKLDGHDAKVSVVEVQLEPLGEGMPHRHPGPVFGYVLEGEYELGIDDQPTKVFKQGETFYEPTGCLHRVGKNPQAVAKTRVIAVVVHPRDAKELVIPAPMARP, encoded by the coding sequence ATGTTTCGCACCATTCTCACCCTGGCCGTAGGTATCTTTCTGGGAACCGCCGGCCTACTTGCCGCCCAGCACACGAGCATGCCCACGGTTGTTCCGATCTCAGCGCAAGACATCGTCGAGAAACTCGACGGGCACGACGCGAAGGTATCTGTTGTCGAAGTTCAACTCGAACCACTCGGCGAGGGGATGCCGCACCGACATCCGGGCCCGGTCTTCGGCTATGTGCTGGAAGGTGAATACGAACTTGGGATCGACGACCAGCCAACGAAGGTCTTCAAACAGGGAGAGACTTTTTACGAGCCGACCGGGTGCCTGCACCGTGTGGGTAAGAACCCCCAGGCTGTTGCCAAAACACGCGTAATCGCAGTCGTCGTTCATCCACGCGATGCGAAAGAGCTGGTGATTCCTGCACCAATGGCCAGGCCGTAG